In Nostoc sp. CENA543, a single genomic region encodes these proteins:
- the psaC gene encoding photosystem I iron-sulfur center protein PsaC — translation MSHTVKIYDTCIGCTQCVRACPTDVLEMVPWDGCKAAQVASSPRTEDCVGCKRCETACPTDFLSIRVYLGAETTRSMGLAY, via the coding sequence ATGTCTCATACCGTAAAAATCTACGATACCTGCATTGGCTGCACCCAATGTGTCCGCGCTTGCCCAACTGACGTACTAGAAATGGTTCCTTGGGACGGCTGTAAAGCTGCTCAAGTTGCCTCTTCCCCCCGTACAGAAGACTGTGTAGGCTGTAAGCGTTGCGAAACTGCTTGCCCCACCGACTTTTTGAGCATTCGGGTTTACCTGGGCGCAGAAACGACTCGCAGTATGGGTCTAGCTTACTAA